TCCATCGGGCTGCTCTGCTGCCTGTCGAAATCCCATGTTCCCAGGACCGAGATGGACGGGAATTTCCAGATCATGTCCTCGAGATAGAGGATATGTACGTTTTCACCCCGGAAGTCTCCCGGATAGTCAAAAACCAGCTCCAGCATCTTATCGGCTGACAGCTTATCCTGCCAGATCGACTGCGTCAGGGGAACGAAGCCGTTCTCCTCCAGGTAAGCAAGCAGCGAGACCATCTCCTTCTGGTCCGTCGAGGTCATCGCCTTGGCGGCCAGGGTGGTGCGAATCCCCCCCTGCGTGCCGCCGTCATGGTAGGTGGCGAATTCCCCGATATTCATCAGGGGATAACCGAACTCCCAGAAGGGCGTGAACATCGCCGAATGGCGCGGCACGATTCTTTCGATATCCAGCAAAGCCCTGGTCGTCGACGCCTTGAGAATCGGCGCGACATTGAACGAGTACCCGGTGTAGGCGCTGGTGGAGAAAAAAAGCGTGAACATCAGGGCGATGCCGACAAGCGGCACGGCAGGCTTGAGAAGGCGGATTCTCCCGCCGGCGTATTTCACCAGCACTTCGATCAGCACCCCGGCTCCGACGCCGATCAGCGGCGCCATGTACATGGCAAACCGGGTCGGCCCCACCATCGACCAGGCTCCCAGGACCACCAGCGGGGTGATCGGGATCATCTGTCGGAAGCGCCTCACGTAGAGGTAGACCAGCCCGGCAAAGCCCGCCGCGACCATCGGCAGAAAGCCGTGCAGCATCTCGAGATTGATGGTGATGCCGCGGCTCCTCGCTTCGGCGATGGTGTTCATGACATTCGGCCAGACGATCTGTCCCGTGGCCGGCGGGGAAATATAGGTCCACAGGAAGGTGCGCAGCGAATCGAATATCTGCAGCGCATACCCCGGCCCGGAAGCCAGGGGGAAGATCAGGAGAATCGGCACCAGATATTTCCAGTCGACGACCCTACCGACCACGAGATGGACCGCCATGAAGAACAGGAACAGGAGAATGAACATCGGCTGCTGGTACCACCAGTTGAACAGGTACATGGTCAGACCGGCGCCGAGGGCAAGGCCGAGGTTGGCGAACCGGCTTTTGTCTTTATTCATGGAGAGGATGAAGCACGCCGTGGCGATCGGGAAAAAGGTGTTGAGCAGATCGGTGTCGACCCGCCCCATCATGGTCCGGTCGTAATAGGCGTGGCTGAACGATCCGACCAGCCCTCCCAATACGGCCGAGGCGCCGAAGCCGAGCTTGTTGAAATAATAGAACAGGGGGAAAACGAAGAGCCCGGCCAGAATCGGGATGAGCATCAGTCCCGACCGGTAGTAGTTTCCGCTGGTCAGGTTCTTGGCGAGGCTGATGAATTCCGCCAGCAGGCCGGGCTTGTCTTTTATGGCAAACGGCGCCAGGTCGGGATAGCTCTTGGTGGGATCCGGCTGACCCTTGCCCAGAGTGCCTTTGTCCAGCTCTTTGGCCATCTCCAACCAATAGTAGGCGTCCAGGGTCGACATCGCGAAGACGTCGTCAACAACGTACTCCTGGCTGTTGGCAATCCAGTATGCATAGCCCGAATGCCTCTGGTAAAAAGAAAGGCCGTATACCGCCAGGACGCAGATGAGAACCACAAGAAACGAGCGCCGGTTCTGAAAATATGTCTGAAGCTTGTTCATTTTCCAGGCCTGCAGGAGGTTGTCGACCATGGCGGAGGAAAAAACGTGTCATGGAGAACAACCGGGCAAGGTTGCCGATACTTCAAGGCAGTCTTTGCTCTTGGGGCTCCGGAAAGCCCAGGTAAGGTCCCTTGTCAGCCACTGAGACTTCATGAAAACAGGGATTATCCACTTTTTTAAAGAGGCTGTTCACATAGTCCATCCGCAGGCCCCGTTTATAGAGGCCATAAGCGAACGCCGCCTTGAGGGTCTGGAAACCGTACTGGACCGACTTGGAAAAGGAGACCGAGCTGGCTTCGTCGAAATACTTGGTCGGCACCTTGACATTTTCGACCCGGAAGCCGTGCCACAGCACCTGGGCGTTAAACTGGGGGTCGAACTCGAAGTTTTCCTTGTTCTCCCGGTAGTTGATGGTTCTCAGAACTTCCCTCGATACCGCTTTGTAGCCGGTCGCGTAGTCAAAAAGATCCCGGCCGAAGATGCGGTTCTGGACCCAGGTCAGGAATACGTTTCCGGCCTGCTTGTAGACCGGCATCTTGCCCTGGCTCCAGTTGACGCGGCCGCCGAGGACCATGTCGCAGCGACCTTCGGCAACAGGGTCGACCACGTCGGGGAGCCGCGCCGGATCATATTGATTGTCGCCATGCAGCAGCACGGCGATATCGATATCGCCTCTCTGCAGCATGACGTCGAAGCCCCGGATCGTATTCGCCCCGGCGCCGCGGTTTCTTTCGTGCGAGAATGTATCGACCCCGAGGGAGAGACCTATTTCACGGGTACGGTCCGTGCTTCCGTCATCGCAGATCGCCAAGTAGTCGACGACGTCGCGCGGCACGAGACCGACGGTTTCCTCGAGCGTATGTTCGGCGTTATAGGCGATGATGATGGCGCCGATCTTTTTCCCTTTGTACATAGGTTCTCTCCGGATTTTCTGTGGAGCAGCCGCCGCGGAAGCCGCTCCGGTCAGCGAAAATAGCTGTTGATCTCAGCCACGATACTCTTTACTCCCGACAAGTGCAAGCTGCTGAACAAGGGGATGCTCAGCATTTCCCGGGCCAGTTGTTCGGTGACCGGCAGCTCGGTTCCGGCGTGTTCGAAAAACGGCTGCAGATGACAGGGGAAATAACGCAGGCCGGCGTGAATGCCATTCTTCACCAGGTGATTGATCAGCCCCTCCTGTGCCTCGGCTGCGACCCTGACGACATACATGAAAGGCACGATCGAGTCGTAGTCACGCTCAAATATCCCGACATGAAGGTTGCCGGCGAGAAGCTCGTCATAACGTCTGGCCAGTTTTTGGCGGTTCCGGATGAACGTTTTGAACTTCTTCAGTTGCGCTAGGCCGATCGCGGCATTGATATTACTCATGTGGTAGCGGAAGCCCTCCTGCACCACGCGCCGGTCTTCTACCTTTTTTTGCGAAAAACCGAGCCAGGAACTCCTTACAATGCCGAGCATTTTCTGCGAACTCATGCCTTCAGCCAGAGCGGCGTCGCGGAGCAGAACCGCACCACCCTCACCGCAGGTCAGGCTCTTTATCGGGTCGAAACTGAAGCAGGTTGCATCTTCTCCATCATGAATGCCGACGACTTTACCGTTGACTTTTGAACCGAAGGAATGGCTGGCATCTCTGATAATCCTGATATTCTCGCCGACGATCCCGCGGATTGAACGCACATCACTGGGCAGGCCTGCAAAATCCGTAGGCATGACGGCTTTCGTCTGTCGTGTCAGCAACGCCTCTATCTTGTTCGGATCGATATTGAGTGTCTTCGCGTCGATATCACAGAAGACCGGCTTGGCTCCGCACATGATGACAGCCTGGGGATCGCTGACAAACGTCATCGAGGGCAGGATAACTTCATCGCCCGGACCGATCCCCAGGGCATGCAGAGCCAGGTGGAGGGCTGAAGTCCCGGTATTGACGGCAACCACGTGTTCGGCGCCGGTATAGCGGGCAATCTCCTTCTCAAACTCCCCGGTCCAATGGCCCTCCCCCAGCCAGCCGCTGGCAAACACCTCTTCGACGAGTTTCAACTCCTGCTGGCCCATAGAGGGCTTTGCCATGGGAATGATCATCTGGCACTCCTGAGTTTGTCTGAAGCTTTTTATCGACCGGAACCACCGGCATGCTCTCATTTAACCTGCAGGATTCTGACCACCGGGGATTCGTTATACGTTTCCGAAAAAGTGTGCCGGTCATAATTGCCGAGCAGGTACTGCTGGTTGAAATTGGAACGAAACAGCGGCTCATCCGCCACCAGGATCATGTTGACCTTGTTCTGCTTCATCACGATTTGCAGATAATAGCCGTGTTCGACGGCGAAATCCTTTCTCGCTACTACGTAACCGTCGTTGACAAAAAGGGCTGCACGCAACGGGATATCGACTGACCCATCGTTCATGACTCCGCGGTTCAGATCGATCGTTCCGTCGCTGCAGGTAATGACGTCGTTGAGACGGGAAAAACAGTTCAGCTCCACATACCCCATTGAATCGCCTGTTTCTTGACCGGTCGTGGGGGTAAAGGTCGAGATCATTTCGTCAAGATAAAGGACATAGACATTTTTCACCTGCTGCCCGTCCATATAGTCCGCGATAAGCTCCGGCATCCTTTCCACCGCATCCCTGCTTTCCATCTCCATCTCAAAGCAGGTTACGCCGAAATAATCGCAGAGGATTTCATAGTCGCCCTCGGGAGTCAGGAGGACGGCCGGAGAGTCAAAATCGGTCCTGTCGATCAGCGGAGCAAAACGCTCATAGCTCTCGAGCAGGGGTTGTCCCTTATAGCCGTAGTGATTGGTATATTCCTCGTCATAGTAGAATGGAACAAAGAGTATGATAGGGATCCCGGCCAGCGGCCAGTATGACGCGAGAAGATCCGTCCGCATTGACTGGAGCAGTCGTTGGAGGCCAAGTCCGGTCAGGGCCATCAGGAACGTGGTGTACGGGAACATGTAAGAGGGCCGAGGTCGCTGCGTTATCATGAGTCCCACGACCAACAAGGCTGCGCTCAACATCAGGAGCCAGGGGAATGCATTCCCCGTCGACCGGCGTTTTATCAGGACGCTCGCCGCAGCGAACAGACAGAGCCCGAGGACCGCCAGGAATGGAGCCCAGACCAGCGGCGACTGCCTGGCACGGATATAATCGGGATTGGGCCCTCCGGCGTAGTGGCTGAAGAGGG
The genomic region above belongs to Desulfuromonas sp. TF and contains:
- a CDS encoding STT3 domain-containing protein, which produces MNKLQTYFQNRRSFLVVLICVLAVYGLSFYQRHSGYAYWIANSQEYVVDDVFAMSTLDAYYWLEMAKELDKGTLGKGQPDPTKSYPDLAPFAIKDKPGLLAEFISLAKNLTSGNYYRSGLMLIPILAGLFVFPLFYYFNKLGFGASAVLGGLVGSFSHAYYDRTMMGRVDTDLLNTFFPIATACFILSMNKDKSRFANLGLALGAGLTMYLFNWWYQQPMFILLFLFFMAVHLVVGRVVDWKYLVPILLIFPLASGPGYALQIFDSLRTFLWTYISPPATGQIVWPNVMNTIAEARSRGITINLEMLHGFLPMVAAGFAGLVYLYVRRFRQMIPITPLVVLGAWSMVGPTRFAMYMAPLIGVGAGVLIEVLVKYAGGRIRLLKPAVPLVGIALMFTLFFSTSAYTGYSFNVAPILKASTTRALLDIERIVPRHSAMFTPFWEFGYPLMNIGEFATYHDGGTQGGIRTTLAAKAMTSTDQKEMVSLLAYLEENGFVPLTQSIWQDKLSADKMLELVFDYPGDFRGENVHILYLEDMIWKFPSISVLGTWDFDRQQSSPMDYVQLNCFSMADNVMKCMDGTIDLNRGFMNDGTVDIPLRGALFVNNGYVVSERRYGTREGYYLQVLMKNNRTFMILVADERLFRTNFNQQFLLGRYDRRYFEEVYNNYPVARVLKVRKAKSDDPVR
- a CDS encoding glycosyltransferase family 2 protein, whose translation is MYKGKKIGAIIIAYNAEHTLEETVGLVPRDVVDYLAICDDGSTDRTREIGLSLGVDTFSHERNRGAGANTIRGFDVMLQRGDIDIAVLLHGDNQYDPARLPDVVDPVAEGRCDMVLGGRVNWSQGKMPVYKQAGNVFLTWVQNRIFGRDLFDYATGYKAVSREVLRTINYRENKENFEFDPQFNAQVLWHGFRVENVKVPTKYFDEASSVSFSKSVQYGFQTLKAAFAYGLYKRGLRMDYVNSLFKKVDNPCFHEVSVADKGPYLGFPEPQEQRLP
- a CDS encoding DegT/DnrJ/EryC1/StrS aminotransferase family protein, producing MIIPMAKPSMGQQELKLVEEVFASGWLGEGHWTGEFEKEIARYTGAEHVVAVNTGTSALHLALHALGIGPGDEVILPSMTFVSDPQAVIMCGAKPVFCDIDAKTLNIDPNKIEALLTRQTKAVMPTDFAGLPSDVRSIRGIVGENIRIIRDASHSFGSKVNGKVVGIHDGEDATCFSFDPIKSLTCGEGGAVLLRDAALAEGMSSQKMLGIVRSSWLGFSQKKVEDRRVVQEGFRYHMSNINAAIGLAQLKKFKTFIRNRQKLARRYDELLAGNLHVGIFERDYDSIVPFMYVVRVAAEAQEGLINHLVKNGIHAGLRYFPCHLQPFFEHAGTELPVTEQLAREMLSIPLFSSLHLSGVKSIVAEINSYFR